A window of Polaromonas hydrogenivorans contains these coding sequences:
- the narI gene encoding respiratory nitrate reductase subunit gamma: MTSLHGFLFGVYPYICLAVFLLGSLIRFDRDQYTWKSDSSQLLRTGLLRWGSNLFHVGILFLFFGHLVGLLAPHAFYAHFLEASVKQKIAIYSGGLFGVLCFIGLSMLIYRRIFDERIRYTSHKTDLAILLILWVQLVVGLITLPFSWAHSDGSVMLILADWAQRILTLRTVDAEALAGLPWPYLFHIVFGMTIFLLFPFSRLVHVWSGFASVGYLFRPYQIVRSRRLDVGATTRTAPRPQQQPAPASQAASQPAKTIVKPESKFS, from the coding sequence ATGACCTCCCTGCACGGTTTTCTATTCGGGGTCTATCCCTACATCTGCCTGGCGGTGTTCCTGCTCGGCAGCCTGATTCGCTTCGACCGCGACCAGTACACCTGGAAAAGCGACTCTTCGCAACTGCTGCGCACCGGCCTGCTGCGCTGGGGCAGCAACCTGTTCCATGTCGGCATCCTGTTCCTGTTCTTCGGCCACCTGGTCGGCCTGCTGGCGCCGCATGCGTTTTATGCCCACTTTCTTGAAGCATCGGTCAAGCAGAAGATCGCCATCTACTCGGGCGGCCTGTTTGGCGTGCTGTGCTTCATCGGCCTGTCGATGCTGATCTACCGCCGCATCTTCGATGAGCGCATCCGCTACACCAGCCACAAGACCGACCTGGCGATCCTGCTGATCCTGTGGGTGCAACTGGTCGTGGGCCTGATCACCCTGCCGTTTTCCTGGGCGCACTCGGACGGCAGCGTGATGCTGATCCTGGCCGATTGGGCGCAGCGCATCCTGACCTTGCGCACGGTCGATGCCGAGGCGCTGGCCGGCCTGCCCTGGCCCTACCTGTTCCACATCGTGTTCGGCATGACGATCTTCCTGCTGTTCCCGTTCAGCCGCCTGGTCCATGTGTGGAGCGGCTTTGCCTCGGTCGGCTACCTGTTCCGCCCCTACCAGATCGTGCGCAGCCGCCGCCTTGATGTTGGTGCCACCACCCGGACGGCACCGCGTCCCCAGCAGCAGCCTGCGCCAGCATCGCAGGCCGCCAGTCAGCCGGCGAAAACCATCGTGAAACCAGAAAGCAAATTCTCATGA
- the narJ gene encoding nitrate reductase molybdenum cofactor assembly chaperone: protein MALFNNIPKASKSLRVLARLLGYPDAELRGHLADLRGALHDEKSLPAQRLAELDALIDTLERKEALEVESDYVELFDRGRATSLHLFEHVHGDSRERGPAMIDLAQTYEKAGMYLGEGEMPDFLPVVLEFTSTQPPREAREFLAEMAHIFNAIFAALQQRSSPYACVLGALLELAGEKASPVEIAAEEPIDTVWQEPVVFDGCSSKGQAKPDQPQPIHIVPNPLRKARPSQGAQA from the coding sequence ATGGCACTGTTCAACAACATTCCCAAGGCAAGTAAAAGCCTGCGCGTGCTGGCACGCCTGCTGGGCTACCCGGATGCCGAACTGCGCGGCCACCTGGCCGACCTGCGCGGTGCGCTGCACGACGAAAAATCCCTGCCGGCCCAGCGGCTGGCCGAACTCGACGCGCTGATCGACACGCTTGAGCGCAAGGAAGCGCTGGAAGTCGAATCCGACTATGTCGAACTGTTCGACCGGGGCCGCGCCACCTCGCTACACCTGTTCGAGCATGTGCATGGCGACTCGCGCGAGCGCGGGCCGGCGATGATCGACCTGGCGCAGACCTACGAAAAGGCCGGCATGTACCTGGGCGAAGGCGAAATGCCCGACTTTTTGCCGGTGGTGCTCGAATTCACCTCGACCCAGCCGCCGCGCGAGGCGCGCGAATTCCTGGCCGAAATGGCGCATATCTTCAATGCCATCTTCGCGGCCTTGCAGCAGCGCTCAAGCCCCTACGCCTGCGTGCTGGGCGCCCTGCTGGAGCTGGCCGGCGAGAAAGCATCGCCGGTTGAAATCGCCGCCGAAGAGCCGATCGACACCGTCTGGCAGGAGCCGGTCGTGTTCGACGGCTGCTCGTCCAAGGGCCAGGCCAAACCCGACCAGCCCCAACCCATCCACATCGTGCCTAACCCCTTGCGTAAAGCACGTCCTTCCCAAGGAGCACAGGCATGA
- the narH gene encoding nitrate reductase subunit beta has protein sequence MKVRAQIGMVLNLDKCIGCHTCSVTCKNVWTSRPGMEYVWFNNVETKPGIGYPKEWENQDKWNGGWIRKPDGSIEPRQGGKWKMLMRLFANPNMPQIDDYYEPFTFDYDHLQSAPEMKAAPTARPRSLITGKRMEKIEWGPNWEEILGGEFSKRSKDANLDNFDQVQKDMVGQFENTFMMYLPRLCEHCLNPACVASCPSGSIYKREEDGIVLIDQDKCRGWRMCVSGCPYKKIYYNWKSGKAEKCTFCYPRIEAGQPTVCSETCVGRIRYLGVILYDADRIQEAASVENDKDLYQAQLDIFLNPYDPAVIAQARLDGIPEAWLEGARKSPVYKMAVEWKVALPLHPEYRTLPMVWYVPPLSPITSAANAGQIGINGELPDIAQMRIPVQYLANLLTAGDTAPVIRSLQRMLAMRSYQRSKHVDNEQNLAVLAQAGLTVAEVEEMYHIMAIANYEDRFVIPTTHREYAENAFDMRGGCGFTFGNGCSDGASDVSLFGGSKKRTIPIKVEV, from the coding sequence ATGAAGGTACGCGCTCAAATCGGCATGGTGCTGAACCTGGACAAGTGCATCGGTTGCCACACCTGTTCAGTCACCTGCAAGAACGTCTGGACCAGCCGTCCCGGCATGGAATACGTCTGGTTCAACAATGTGGAGACCAAGCCCGGCATCGGCTACCCCAAGGAATGGGAAAACCAGGACAAGTGGAACGGCGGCTGGATTCGCAAGCCCGACGGCTCCATCGAGCCGCGCCAGGGCGGCAAGTGGAAAATGCTGATGCGCCTGTTCGCCAATCCGAACATGCCGCAGATTGACGACTATTACGAGCCCTTCACCTTCGACTATGACCACCTGCAGTCAGCGCCCGAGATGAAGGCAGCGCCGACCGCACGGCCGCGCAGCCTGATCACCGGCAAGCGCATGGAAAAGATCGAATGGGGTCCGAACTGGGAAGAAATCCTGGGCGGCGAGTTTTCCAAGCGCAGCAAGGATGCCAATCTGGACAATTTCGACCAGGTGCAAAAAGACATGGTCGGCCAGTTTGAAAACACCTTCATGATGTACTTGCCGCGCCTGTGCGAGCACTGCCTGAACCCGGCCTGCGTGGCGTCGTGCCCGTCGGGCTCGATCTACAAGCGCGAGGAAGACGGCATCGTGCTGATCGACCAGGACAAATGCCGGGGCTGGCGCATGTGCGTCTCGGGCTGCCCGTACAAGAAGATCTACTACAACTGGAAAAGCGGCAAGGCCGAGAAATGCACCTTCTGCTATCCGCGCATCGAGGCCGGCCAGCCGACCGTGTGCAGCGAAACCTGCGTCGGGCGCATCCGCTACCTGGGCGTCATTTTGTATGACGCCGACCGCATCCAGGAAGCCGCCAGCGTTGAAAACGACAAGGATTTGTACCAGGCCCAGCTTGATATCTTCCTGAATCCGTACGACCCGGCCGTGATTGCCCAGGCCCGCCTGGACGGCATTCCCGAAGCCTGGCTCGAAGGCGCGCGCAAGAGCCCGGTGTACAAGATGGCCGTCGAGTGGAAGGTCGCGCTGCCGCTGCATCCCGAATACCGCACGCTGCCGATGGTCTGGTATGTGCCGCCGCTGTCGCCCATCACCTCGGCCGCCAACGCCGGGCAGATCGGCATCAACGGCGAGTTGCCCGACATTGCCCAGATGCGCATTCCCGTGCAGTACCTGGCCAACCTGCTGACGGCGGGCGACACCGCGCCGGTGATCCGGTCGCTGCAGCGCATGCTGGCGATGCGCTCCTACCAGCGCAGCAAGCATGTGGACAACGAGCAGAACCTGGCCGTGCTGGCGCAGGCGGGCCTGACGGTGGCCGAGGTCGAGGAGATGTACCACATCATGGCGATTGCCAACTACGAAGACCGCTTCGTGATTCCGACCACGCACCGCGAATACGCCGAAAACGCCTTCGACATGCGCGGCGGCTGCGGCTTTACCTTTGGCAACGGCTGCTCCGACGGCGCCAGCGACGTGAGCCTGTTCGGCGGCAGCAAGAAACGCACTATTCCCATCAAGGTGGAGGTTTGA
- a CDS encoding nitrate reductase subunit alpha → MSHFLDRLSHFSNPREAFSGDHGVTTAEDRTWEDAYRNRWAHDKIVRSTHGVNCTGSCSWKIYVKGGIVTWETQQTDYPRTRWDMPNHEPRGCARGASYSWYLYSANRVKYPMIRARLLKHWREARLTLPPVEAWAAVVQDDAKRRDYQSVRGLGGFVRSTWDEVNELIAASNVYTIKQHGADRIIGFSPIPAMSMVSYAAGSRYLSLIGGVCMSFYDWYCDLPPSSPQVWGEQTDVPESADWYNSSFIIAWGSNVPQTRTPDAHFFTEVRYKGCKTVAITPDYSEVAKLSDLWLHPKQGTDAAVAMAMGHVILKDFYFGGNGKPRSAYFDDYARRYTDLPMLVMLKEHTLENGNTVLVPDRYVRASDFNGNLGQANNPDWKTVAFDASGKVVLPNGAIGFRWGPDGRADVGQWNLEAKEARHGQDVSLKLSVMEGEQASHDSAQVGFPYFGGIHHEHFPNNEQSDVLVRTVPVQRIALGKAGEERSALVATVFDLQAAQYGIARGLPGELAASDFNDNTPYTPAWQEQITGVPRDQIITVARQFAENADKTQGRSMVIIGAGMNHWYHSDMNYRSVINMLMMCGCIGKSGGGWAHYVGQEKLRPQTGWTPLAFALDWIRPPRQMNSTSFFYAHTNQWRYEKLGVDEVLSPLADKKMYGGSMIDYNVRAERMGWLPSAPQLQTNPMQVVKDAQAAGLDAKDYVVKALKDGSLKLSCEDPDHPANWPRNMFVWRSNIIGSSGKGHEYFLKHLLGTSNGVQGKDLGAEDGKPEEVVWHDKAPEGKLDLLVTLDFRMSTTCLYSDIVLPTATWYEKNDLNTSDMHPFIHPLSTAVDPVWQSKSDWEIYKGFAKKFSELCDGHLGVEKEMVLTPVMHDTPGELAQPFEVKDWKRGECELIPGKTAPQMQVVERDYPNVYKRFTAVGPLLNKIGNGGKGISWNTQIEVTQLGQLNGLVTEPGVTQGMPRIDSDIDACEMVLQLAPETNGHVAVKAWEALGKQTGRDHTHLAMHREDEKIRFRDIQAQPRKIISSPTWSGIESETVSYNAGYTNVHEYIPWRTLTGRQQFYQDHPWMLAFGEGLASYRPPVNLKATAGVHGIRSNGHAEILLNFITPHQKWGIHSTYTDNLLMLTLSRGGPIIWLSEDDAKLIGVEDNDWIEAYNVNGAIAARAVVSQRVKPGMVMMYHAQEKIVNTPGSEITGQRGGIHNSVTRIVLKPTHMIGGYAQLSYGFNYYGTIGTNRDEFVVVRKMDKVDWLDTPRDDERAFAVQQLGEAA, encoded by the coding sequence ATGAGTCACTTTTTGGACCGATTAAGCCACTTTTCCAATCCGCGGGAAGCGTTCTCGGGCGACCACGGCGTCACCACGGCCGAAGACCGCACCTGGGAAGACGCCTACCGTAACCGCTGGGCGCACGACAAGATCGTTCGCAGCACCCACGGCGTGAACTGCACCGGCTCATGCTCGTGGAAGATTTACGTCAAGGGCGGCATCGTCACCTGGGAAACCCAGCAGACTGACTACCCGCGCACGCGCTGGGACATGCCCAACCACGAGCCGCGCGGCTGCGCACGTGGCGCGAGCTACAGCTGGTATCTGTACAGCGCCAACCGCGTCAAGTACCCGATGATCCGCGCGCGCCTGCTCAAGCACTGGCGCGAAGCAAGGCTCACATTGCCGCCCGTCGAAGCCTGGGCCGCCGTGGTGCAGGACGACGCCAAGCGCCGCGACTACCAGAGCGTGCGCGGCCTTGGCGGCTTTGTGCGCTCAACATGGGACGAGGTCAACGAGCTGATCGCCGCGTCCAACGTGTACACGATCAAGCAGCACGGCGCCGACCGCATCATCGGCTTCTCGCCGATTCCGGCCATGTCGATGGTTAGCTATGCCGCCGGCTCGCGCTACCTTTCCTTGATTGGCGGCGTGTGCATGAGCTTTTACGACTGGTACTGCGACTTGCCTCCGAGCAGCCCGCAGGTCTGGGGCGAACAGACCGACGTTCCCGAATCGGCCGACTGGTACAACTCCAGCTTCATCATCGCCTGGGGCTCGAACGTGCCGCAAACGCGCACGCCCGACGCCCACTTCTTCACGGAAGTGCGCTACAAGGGCTGCAAGACGGTCGCCATCACGCCCGATTATTCGGAAGTCGCGAAGTTGTCGGATTTGTGGCTGCACCCCAAGCAGGGCACGGACGCCGCCGTCGCCATGGCGATGGGCCATGTGATTTTGAAAGACTTTTACTTCGGCGGCAACGGCAAGCCGCGCTCGGCCTACTTCGACGACTACGCGCGCCGCTACACCGACCTGCCGATGCTGGTCATGCTGAAAGAGCACACGCTGGAAAACGGCAACACCGTGCTGGTGCCGGACCGCTATGTGCGTGCCTCCGACTTCAACGGCAATCTCGGCCAGGCCAACAACCCCGACTGGAAAACCGTCGCTTTCGATGCCAGCGGCAAGGTCGTGCTGCCCAACGGCGCGATTGGCTTTCGCTGGGGACCGGACGGCCGTGCCGATGTCGGCCAGTGGAACCTGGAAGCCAAGGAAGCGCGCCACGGCCAGGACGTTAGCCTCAAGCTGTCGGTGATGGAGGGCGAGCAAGCCAGCCATGACAGCGCGCAGGTGGGGTTTCCGTATTTCGGCGGCATCCACCACGAGCATTTTCCCAACAACGAGCAAAGCGATGTGCTGGTGCGCACGGTGCCGGTGCAGCGCATCGCGCTGGGCAAGGCCGGCGAGGAACGCTCGGCGCTGGTCGCCACGGTGTTCGACCTGCAGGCGGCGCAGTACGGCATTGCGCGCGGCCTGCCCGGCGAACTGGCGGCCAGCGATTTCAACGACAACACGCCCTACACCCCGGCCTGGCAGGAGCAGATCACCGGCGTGCCGCGCGACCAGATCATCACCGTGGCGCGCCAGTTCGCCGAAAACGCCGACAAGACGCAGGGCCGTTCGATGGTCATCATCGGCGCGGGCATGAACCACTGGTACCACAGCGACATGAACTACCGCAGCGTCATCAACATGCTGATGATGTGCGGCTGCATCGGCAAAAGCGGCGGCGGCTGGGCGCACTATGTGGGCCAGGAAAAGCTGCGCCCGCAGACCGGCTGGACGCCGCTGGCCTTCGCGCTCGACTGGATCCGCCCGCCCAGGCAGATGAATTCGACCAGCTTCTTTTATGCCCACACGAATCAGTGGCGCTATGAAAAGCTCGGCGTCGATGAAGTGCTCTCGCCGCTGGCCGACAAGAAGATGTATGGCGGCAGCATGATCGACTACAACGTGCGCGCCGAGCGCATGGGCTGGCTGCCGTCGGCGCCGCAACTGCAGACGAATCCGATGCAAGTCGTGAAAGACGCGCAGGCCGCAGGACTCGATGCCAAGGACTATGTCGTCAAGGCACTGAAAGACGGCTCATTGAAACTGAGCTGCGAAGACCCGGACCACCCGGCCAACTGGCCGCGCAACATGTTCGTCTGGCGCTCCAACATCATCGGCTCGTCGGGCAAGGGCCACGAGTATTTCCTCAAGCACCTCTTGGGCACCAGCAACGGCGTGCAGGGCAAGGATCTGGGCGCCGAGGACGGCAAGCCCGAGGAAGTCGTCTGGCACGACAAGGCGCCCGAAGGCAAGCTGGACCTGCTGGTCACGCTCGATTTCCGCATGAGCACGACCTGCCTGTATTCGGACATCGTTCTGCCCACGGCCACCTGGTACGAAAAGAACGACCTGAACACCAGCGACATGCACCCGTTCATCCATCCGCTCTCCACCGCGGTGGACCCGGTCTGGCAGTCGAAAAGCGACTGGGAAATCTACAAGGGCTTTGCGAAGAAATTCAGCGAACTGTGCGACGGGCATTTGGGTGTCGAAAAGGAAATGGTCCTGACCCCGGTGATGCACGACACGCCGGGCGAGCTGGCCCAGCCCTTCGAGGTCAAGGACTGGAAGCGCGGCGAATGCGAGCTGATTCCGGGCAAGACGGCGCCGCAGATGCAGGTCGTCGAACGCGACTACCCGAACGTGTACAAGCGCTTCACCGCCGTCGGCCCGCTGCTGAACAAGATCGGCAACGGCGGCAAGGGCATTTCGTGGAACACGCAAATCGAGGTCACGCAGCTCGGCCAGTTGAACGGCCTGGTGACCGAGCCCGGCGTGACGCAGGGCATGCCGCGCATCGACAGCGACATCGACGCCTGCGAAATGGTGCTGCAGCTCGCGCCCGAAACCAACGGCCACGTCGCCGTGAAGGCCTGGGAAGCGCTGGGCAAGCAGACCGGCCGCGACCACACCCACCTGGCGATGCACCGCGAAGACGAAAAAATCCGTTTCCGCGACATCCAGGCGCAGCCGCGCAAGATCATCAGCTCGCCGACCTGGAGCGGCATCGAGTCCGAGACCGTGTCGTACAACGCCGGCTACACCAACGTGCATGAATACATCCCGTGGCGCACGCTGACCGGCCGCCAGCAGTTCTACCAGGACCATCCGTGGATGCTGGCTTTTGGCGAAGGCCTGGCCAGCTACCGTCCGCCGGTGAACCTGAAGGCGACGGCGGGCGTGCATGGCATCCGCTCCAACGGCCATGCCGAGATCCTGCTGAACTTCATCACGCCGCACCAGAAGTGGGGCATTCACTCGACCTACACCGACAACCTGCTGATGCTCACCCTGAGCCGGGGCGGGCCGATTATCTGGCTCAGCGAGGACGACGCCAAATTGATTGGCGTCGAAGACAACGACTGGATCGAGGCCTACAACGTCAACGGCGCGATTGCCGCGCGGGCGGTCGTCAGCCAGCGCGTCAAGCCCGGCATGGTGATGATGTACCACGCGCAGGAAAAGATCGTCAACACGCCGGGTTCGGAAATCACCGGCCAGCGCGGCGGCATCCACAACTCGGTGACGCGCATCGTGCTGAAGCCGACGCACATGATAGGCGGCTACGCCCAGTTGAGCTACGGCTTCAACTACTACGGAACCATAGGCACCAACCGCGACGAATTCGTCGTGGTGCGCAAGATGGACAAGGTCGATTGGCTCGACACGCCACGCGATGACGAACGCGCCTTCGCGGTGCAACAACTGGGAGAAGCAGCATGA
- a CDS encoding MFS transporter, producing the protein MNMKTASAAGTAVLPSGNDSGADIADWRPEDEKFWESTGKRIAYRNLWISVPSLLCGFAIWGMWGIITVQMLNLGFPFSQAELFTLTAISGLAGATMRIPASFLIRLAGGRNTIFLTTSMLLAPAIGTGIVLQHPEWPLWTFQLMALWSGVGGGNFASSMSNISGFFPKRLQGTALGLNAGLGNFGVTTMQIVIPLVMTMSVFGSLGGEPMVLVKSSGWIFGKIAAGTPTWIQNAGFTWLLSLVPLSLLCFFGMNNLKTVSPEIGGTIPAFLKIIWLYTLSFVPAGVGLYLYLPKPSGLGLLNMWVAMPLIIVSTLMVMKLTAFGAMKDNIAKQFAIFSNKHTWSLTVLYIVTFGSFIGFSMALPLAITIIFGISHVPDAAGIMQHTLKNPNAPSALTYAWIGPFVGAAVRPIGGWISDKVGGSIVTQIISAVMVAASAAVGYVMLLAYQSATPEQYFFLFMGLFVLLFTASGIGNGSTFRTIGVIFDRQQAGPVLGWTSAIAAYGAFIAPVVIGAQIKAGTPQNAMYGFAIFYALCLVLNWWFYLRAGAEIKNP; encoded by the coding sequence ATGAACATGAAAACTGCTTCCGCCGCAGGCACTGCCGTCCTGCCGTCCGGGAATGACTCCGGCGCCGACATTGCCGACTGGCGCCCCGAGGACGAGAAATTCTGGGAAAGCACCGGCAAGCGCATCGCCTACCGCAACCTGTGGATTTCCGTGCCCAGCCTGCTGTGCGGCTTCGCCATCTGGGGCATGTGGGGCATCATCACCGTGCAGATGCTCAACCTGGGCTTTCCGTTCAGCCAGGCCGAGCTGTTCACGCTGACCGCCATTTCGGGACTTGCCGGCGCGACCATGCGGATTCCGGCGTCCTTCCTGATCCGGCTGGCCGGCGGGCGCAACACCATCTTTTTGACGACCTCGATGCTGCTGGCCCCGGCGATTGGCACCGGCATCGTCTTGCAGCATCCTGAATGGCCGCTGTGGACCTTCCAGCTGATGGCGCTGTGGTCGGGCGTGGGCGGCGGCAACTTTGCCAGCTCCATGTCCAACATCAGCGGCTTTTTCCCCAAGCGGCTGCAGGGCACGGCGCTCGGCCTGAATGCCGGCCTGGGCAATTTCGGCGTGACCACCATGCAGATCGTCATCCCGCTGGTGATGACCATGAGCGTCTTCGGCAGCCTGGGTGGCGAGCCGATGGTGCTGGTGAAAAGCAGCGGCTGGATCTTCGGCAAGATTGCCGCCGGCACGCCGACCTGGATTCAGAACGCCGGCTTCACCTGGCTGCTGTCGCTGGTGCCGCTGTCGCTGCTGTGCTTTTTCGGCATGAACAACCTGAAAACGGTGTCGCCTGAAATTGGTGGAACGATTCCGGCTTTTCTGAAGATCATCTGGCTCTACACGCTGTCCTTCGTTCCGGCCGGCGTCGGCCTGTACCTCTACCTGCCCAAGCCGTCCGGCCTGGGCCTGCTAAACATGTGGGTGGCCATGCCGCTGATCATCGTCAGCACGCTGATGGTCATGAAACTGACGGCTTTTGGTGCGATGAAAGACAACATCGCCAAGCAGTTCGCGATTTTTAGCAACAAGCACACCTGGTCGCTGACCGTGCTGTACATCGTCACTTTCGGCTCCTTCATCGGCTTTTCGATGGCGCTGCCGCTGGCCATTACCATCATCTTCGGCATCAGCCATGTGCCTGACGCGGCCGGCATCATGCAGCACACGCTGAAGAATCCGAATGCGCCTTCGGCGCTGACCTATGCGTGGATCGGTCCCTTCGTCGGCGCTGCGGTGCGGCCCATCGGCGGCTGGATTTCCGACAAGGTGGGCGGCTCCATCGTCACCCAGATCATCTCGGCCGTCATGGTCGCGGCCTCTGCCGCCGTGGGCTACGTCATGCTGCTGGCCTATCAGTCGGCCACGCCCGAGCAGTATTTCTTCCTGTTCATGGGTTTGTTCGTGCTGCTGTTCACGGCCAGCGGCATCGGCAACGGCTCGACCTTTCGCACCATCGGCGTGATTTTTGACCGCCAGCAGGCCGGCCCGGTGCTGGGCTGGACCTCGGCGATTGCCGCCTACGGTGCGTTCATCGCCCCGGTGGTCATCGGCGCGCAGATCAAGGCCGGCACGCCCCAGAACGCCATGTACGGCTTTGCGATTTTCTATGCCCTGTGCCTGGTGCTGAACTGGTGGTTCTACCTGCGCGCGGGCGCCGAGATCAAGAACCCCTGA